In Microbacterium esteraromaticum, the following proteins share a genomic window:
- the lepA gene encoding translation elongation factor 4, producing the protein MSPRALTPLSPAATPATQIRNFCIIAHIDHGKSTLADRMLQVTGSVADRDMRAQYLDRMDIERERGITIKSQAVRMPWSAEGETFALNMIDTPGHVDFTYEVSRSLAACEGAILLVDAAQGIEAQTLANLYLALENDLHIIPVLNKIDLPAADPDKFAKELADLIGGKPEDVLRVSGKTGVGVEELLDRIVQDIPAPVGDPDAPARAMIFDSVYDSYRGVVTYVRMVDGQLNPRERIQMMSTKAMHDLLEIGVSSPEPIPSKGLGVGEVGYLITGVKDVRLSKVGDTVTTARNAATEALAGYTDPKPMVFSGIYPIDGSDYAELREALDKLKLSDASLQYEPETSVALGFGFRCGFLGLLHLEIITERLSREFGLDLITTAPSVIYEVTTDTGENVTVTNPSEYPDGRVASVAEPMVKAAILLPKDYVGTVMELCQSRRGSLLGMEYFSEERVELRYMMPLGEIVFDFFDHLKSRTQGYASLDYEPAGVQEADLVKVDVLLQGDKVDAFSAIVHRDKAYAYGTLMTERLRKLIPRQNFEVPIQAAIGARIIARETIRALRKDVLAKCYGGDISRKRKLLEKQKEGKKRMKMVGRVEVPQEAFIAALSGDVEGKDKK; encoded by the coding sequence ATGTCACCCCGCGCTCTCACCCCGCTGTCGCCTGCGGCGACGCCCGCCACGCAGATCCGCAACTTCTGCATCATCGCCCACATCGACCACGGCAAGTCGACGCTGGCCGACCGGATGCTGCAGGTCACCGGCTCGGTGGCGGATCGCGACATGCGCGCGCAGTACCTGGACCGCATGGACATCGAGCGTGAGCGCGGCATCACGATCAAGAGCCAGGCCGTGCGGATGCCCTGGTCGGCGGAGGGCGAGACGTTCGCCCTCAACATGATCGACACCCCGGGCCACGTCGACTTCACCTACGAGGTGTCGCGGTCACTGGCCGCATGCGAGGGCGCCATCCTGCTCGTCGATGCTGCGCAGGGCATCGAGGCGCAGACCCTCGCCAACCTGTATCTGGCGCTCGAGAACGACCTGCACATCATCCCCGTCCTGAACAAGATCGACCTGCCCGCGGCAGACCCCGACAAGTTCGCCAAGGAGCTCGCCGATCTGATCGGCGGAAAGCCTGAGGACGTCCTGCGCGTCTCGGGCAAGACCGGTGTCGGAGTTGAGGAGCTCCTCGACAGGATCGTGCAGGACATCCCCGCCCCGGTCGGAGATCCGGATGCCCCTGCCCGCGCCATGATCTTCGACTCCGTCTACGACTCGTACCGCGGCGTCGTCACCTACGTGCGCATGGTCGACGGCCAGCTGAACCCGCGCGAGCGCATCCAGATGATGTCGACCAAGGCGATGCACGACCTGCTGGAGATCGGCGTCTCGAGCCCCGAGCCCATCCCGTCGAAGGGACTCGGCGTCGGCGAGGTCGGCTACCTGATCACCGGTGTGAAGGACGTGCGCCTCTCCAAGGTCGGTGACACCGTCACAACCGCCAGGAACGCCGCGACCGAGGCGCTGGCCGGCTACACCGACCCGAAGCCGATGGTGTTCTCCGGCATCTACCCGATCGACGGCAGCGACTACGCCGAGCTGCGTGAGGCACTCGACAAGCTCAAGCTGTCCGACGCCTCCCTGCAGTACGAGCCCGAGACCTCTGTCGCGCTGGGCTTCGGCTTCCGCTGCGGCTTCCTCGGACTGCTGCACCTCGAGATCATCACCGAGCGCCTGTCGCGCGAGTTCGGACTCGACCTCATCACCACGGCTCCGAGCGTGATCTACGAGGTGACCACCGATACGGGTGAGAACGTGACCGTCACCAACCCGAGCGAGTATCCGGATGGGCGCGTCGCCTCGGTCGCCGAGCCGATGGTCAAGGCGGCGATCCTGCTGCCCAAGGACTACGTCGGCACAGTGATGGAGCTGTGCCAGTCGCGGCGAGGGTCGCTGCTCGGCATGGAGTACTTCTCGGAGGAGCGCGTCGAGCTGCGCTACATGATGCCGCTCGGCGAGATCGTGTTCGACTTCTTCGACCACCTCAAGTCCAGGACTCAGGGCTACGCATCGCTCGACTACGAGCCCGCCGGAGTCCAGGAGGCCGACCTGGTGAAGGTCGATGTGCTGCTGCAGGGCGACAAGGTCGACGCCTTCAGCGCCATCGTGCACCGCGACAAGGCCTATGCGTACGGCACGCTCATGACCGAGCGGCTGCGCAAGCTCATCCCTCGTCAGAACTTCGAGGTTCCGATCCAGGCCGCCATCGGCGCCAGGATCATCGCTCGGGAAACCATTCGCGCACTCCGCAAGGACGTGCTCGCCAAGTGCTACGGCGGTGACATCAGCCGCAAGCGCAAGCTGCTCGAGAAGCAGAAGGAGGGCAAGAAGCGCATGAAGATGGTCGGCCGCGTCGAGGTGCCGCAGGAGGCGTTCATCGCAGCCCTGTCGGGTGACGTCGAAGGCAAGGATAAGAAGTAG
- a CDS encoding DUF1990 family protein: MRRGTFREGTVDYAAVGATHAPDLMQYPPERSIPAEDSWRLGSGEDRFRTAGEALLSWTAQRAAGLELRDVRPAAGSAYTGVSFDAEGAPIAPNRTQVEQRFAADGMPFVAPGMTLKLHGRVKGMRADAELRVISVTEEHRRIGFVLGTVGGSVVSGEESFDIEWREDTDEVWFTVRAFDAPVALLYRLPGMVRRRRRELFALYLRAISPLYATPI; the protein is encoded by the coding sequence ATGCGGCGCGGGACTTTCCGAGAAGGCACGGTGGACTATGCCGCGGTGGGTGCGACCCATGCGCCCGACCTCATGCAGTATCCGCCGGAGCGCAGCATCCCGGCCGAGGACTCGTGGCGTCTCGGCAGCGGCGAGGATCGCTTCCGCACCGCGGGTGAAGCCCTGCTGTCCTGGACGGCGCAGCGCGCCGCCGGCCTCGAGCTGCGCGACGTCCGTCCCGCCGCCGGGTCGGCGTACACGGGCGTCAGCTTCGATGCGGAGGGTGCTCCCATCGCGCCGAACCGCACCCAGGTCGAACAGCGCTTCGCCGCCGACGGCATGCCCTTCGTCGCGCCGGGGATGACGCTCAAGCTGCACGGCCGAGTGAAGGGCATGCGGGCGGATGCCGAGCTGCGGGTCATCTCGGTGACCGAGGAGCATCGTCGTATCGGCTTCGTGCTCGGCACCGTCGGCGGCTCGGTGGTCAGCGGTGAGGAGTCGTTCGACATCGAGTGGCGCGAGGACACCGACGAGGTGTGGTTCACGGTGCGTGCCTTCGACGCGCCCGTGGCTCTGCTCTACCGTCTTCCCGGCATGGTGCGCCGCCGGCGCCGCGAGCTGTTCGCGCTGTACCTGCGCGCCATCTCGCCGCTGTACGCGACGCCGATCTGA
- the hemW gene encoding radical SAM family heme chaperone HemW, with amino-acid sequence MAGALPLGDPAPSHGRLPEDLVVDAAAPFSAYLHVPFCRVRCGYCDFNTYTATELRGAKQDEYADTLIREIALARDVLDEAGGIRPLDTVFFGGGTPTLLPAGDLARMLTAATAAFGIRDGAEVTVEANPDTVTPEVVRTLVDAGVTRLSIGMQSVVPHVLAALDRTHRPENVRTAVDAARDGGLDVSVDLIYGAPGESLADWERSLDAALALAPDHISAYALIIEDGTKLARQIRRGEVAAPDDDLQADMYEAADQRLGAAGFDWYEVSNWARADGGDHRSRHNLAYWRGSDWWGFGPGAHSHVAGLRWWNVKHPAAYAQRLALAESPAAGRERPDLEARTLERVLLQSRLAEGLPIDDIAESRRDRVAELISDGLADASAALRERRVRLTLRGRLLADAVVRALTE; translated from the coding sequence ATGGCGGGTGCTCTTCCGCTGGGTGACCCCGCCCCATCCCACGGACGTCTTCCCGAAGACCTCGTCGTCGACGCTGCGGCGCCCTTCTCCGCTTATCTGCACGTGCCGTTCTGCCGCGTGCGCTGCGGCTACTGCGACTTCAACACCTATACGGCGACCGAACTGCGCGGCGCGAAGCAGGACGAGTACGCCGACACGCTGATCCGCGAGATCGCACTCGCCCGCGATGTGCTCGACGAAGCCGGGGGCATCCGTCCGCTCGACACCGTCTTCTTCGGCGGAGGCACACCCACTCTGCTGCCCGCCGGTGATCTGGCCCGGATGCTCACCGCGGCGACGGCCGCCTTCGGCATCCGTGACGGCGCCGAGGTGACGGTCGAGGCCAACCCCGACACGGTCACGCCCGAGGTCGTGCGGACGCTGGTGGATGCCGGTGTGACCCGCCTCTCGATCGGCATGCAATCGGTCGTGCCGCACGTGCTCGCCGCTCTCGACCGCACGCATCGTCCCGAGAACGTGCGCACGGCCGTCGATGCCGCTCGGGACGGCGGGCTCGACGTCAGCGTCGATCTCATCTACGGCGCGCCGGGGGAGTCGCTGGCCGACTGGGAGCGGTCGCTCGACGCGGCGCTCGCACTCGCACCCGACCACATCTCGGCGTATGCGCTGATCATCGAGGACGGCACCAAGCTCGCCAGGCAGATCCGTCGCGGCGAGGTCGCTGCACCCGACGACGATCTGCAGGCCGACATGTACGAGGCAGCCGATCAGCGGCTGGGCGCGGCAGGTTTCGACTGGTACGAGGTGAGCAACTGGGCGCGCGCCGACGGCGGCGATCACCGTTCGCGGCACAATCTGGCGTACTGGCGCGGATCGGACTGGTGGGGATTCGGACCCGGAGCGCACAGCCATGTCGCGGGGCTGCGGTGGTGGAACGTGAAGCATCCGGCCGCCTATGCGCAGCGGCTCGCGCTGGCCGAGTCGCCCGCAGCGGGACGTGAGCGGCCCGACCTCGAGGCGCGCACCCTCGAGCGCGTGCTGCTGCAGAGCCGTCTAGCGGAGGGGCTGCCCATCGACGACATAGCAGAGAGCCGTCGGGACCGCGTCGCCGAGCTCATCTCCGACGGCCTCGCCGACGCGAGCGCCGCGCTGCGAGAGCGCCGAGTGCGGCTGACGCTGCGCGGCCGGCTGCTGGCCGATGCCGTCGTGCGCGCGCTCACCGAGTGA
- a CDS encoding ABC transporter permease — translation MIKYLLRRLIGWVLMIVIATNITYFLAWLYLDPENNYSQRRPPMSPEQIDGLLRPRNLSENVPLVERWWTWLSNIVLHWDWGMGPTGESVNEQVAYRVWVSAELVLGATILTTVIGIALGVYTASRQYKLADRIGQATSIVTMNIPTVVAGFGLVLLAIGFNNWVGTTVFYVVGSSSKGVEGFFPVLIDALQHLALPTIGLVIVGYAQIHFLQRSLLLDNIKADYVRTARAKGLTKQQAIRKHALRTSLIPVTTQVAFTIPLVFTGAVITETIFNWRGMGSYFITTLNTNDVHGTVAVAAFGALMTAIGAILADAMVVILDPRVRVS, via the coding sequence TTGATCAAGTATCTGTTGCGCCGCCTCATCGGGTGGGTGCTGATGATCGTCATCGCGACGAACATCACCTACTTCCTCGCGTGGCTGTATCTCGACCCAGAGAACAACTACTCCCAGCGCCGCCCGCCCATGTCGCCCGAGCAGATCGACGGTCTGCTCCGGCCGCGCAATCTGAGCGAGAACGTTCCGCTCGTGGAGCGCTGGTGGACCTGGCTCTCGAACATCGTCCTGCACTGGGACTGGGGCATGGGCCCCACCGGAGAGTCGGTCAACGAGCAGGTCGCCTACCGCGTCTGGGTCAGCGCGGAGCTCGTGCTCGGCGCGACGATCCTCACCACGGTCATCGGCATCGCGCTCGGCGTCTACACGGCGTCTCGCCAGTACAAGCTCGCCGACCGCATCGGCCAGGCGACCAGCATCGTGACGATGAACATCCCGACCGTCGTCGCCGGTTTCGGTCTCGTGCTGCTCGCGATCGGCTTCAACAACTGGGTCGGCACCACCGTCTTCTACGTGGTCGGCTCATCGAGCAAGGGCGTCGAGGGCTTCTTCCCCGTTCTGATCGACGCGCTGCAGCATCTCGCACTGCCGACCATCGGACTCGTGATCGTCGGATACGCGCAGATCCACTTCCTCCAGCGGTCGCTGCTGCTCGACAACATCAAGGCCGACTACGTGCGCACCGCTCGCGCCAAGGGCCTCACCAAGCAGCAGGCCATCCGCAAGCACGCCCTGCGCACCTCGCTGATCCCCGTCACCACCCAGGTCGCCTTCACCATCCCGCTGGTCTTCACCGGCGCGGTGATCACCGAGACGATCTTCAACTGGCGCGGTATGGGCAGCTACTTCATCACGACGCTGAACACGAACGACGTGCACGGCACGGTCGCCGTCGCCGCGTTCGGTGCCCTCATGACCGCCATCGGCGCCATCCTCGCCGATGCCATGGTCGTCATCCTCGATCCGAGAGTGCGGGTGAGCTGA